TATAAATCACAGATTCTGACTGAGAAAATAGAAGCACCTTTAGTACAACATTGGATCAAATGTGGTCATCAGATCTCTGATCTGCATTGGCGAATTATAAATCATATATtagaggggtgggagagaggaaatATTGAAAAACTACTGTATTATAGAGAGCAATTTTGGATCTTTACCTTGAACACTGTGAACCCTGGGGGGGTTGAATCATGAAACTGAGTAGATGACATTGCTGTGATGTTATTGGTGGGAACAGTAAGCTCCTGTGACGTGATTGGTGCTCCATTCAAAACAGATGATGGGATTTaactataaaagaaaaaaacattgcagccatttttaaactttgcagtgaaaagaagatgctgCCTGTTTGATAGCGGTATATTGGATGTAAAGTTTCCAGTCAAAAAGAATTGAAAAAGATTGTGTCTATCATAAAGAGGTAATGCTTTATCTTTCTTCTTAAGAGATGGTCCTTGATACAGCTTTTAGCGAAACATGGATTCGTGTTGACATGAGAAGGCTCCTTTGTCACAATATGTGTTGTCTGATGGAAGACCTAAGGCTGATAACTAAAAAATTATAGAACTGAAGAACTAAAGAAGATGAAGTTCTTTAAGTAGTTGGATTTTGTCTGAAAGATATAGAATTTTTGATAAAAAAGTAAATTTTTGATGAATatgcaatataaaaaaataaaaaatgtttgatAGCAAAAGTCTTTGGATCAATGACATACATGCCCACTTTAAATTGTATTTGGCTGTATATTTTGGGCCATAAAAGTGGAGTCATGTGCTTCTGACACCCTATTCTCAATTTAAGAAGTTCAGCGCACttcattacaaaatacgcttagtgagttgtgcgcgtaaattctaattggtgccaatgaatatgcatgaacttgatttgcatacgctgcttccattatatgcaaatctcttcatgcatatttattgtggatatcctgaaaatctgactggcaaggtgtaCTCCAGAACTGGACTTAGGAAACACAGCATTaaagcaccttaataaaaggacaccTATGTTAAGCTCTATTGGTTGGTaggatttcttttaaattgtgtTGTTTAGTACTTAAGATTATCCATGGGGTTGCACCATCTTATATGTTCTCATTGATGATTACAGTTTTGTATTTCAGATATGGTACTTGTAACTCTGTAAAGTTAGCATTTCCATCATGTAAGGGTCTCAAATTTAAGGGAATCCTTTTTACCCTCTTTTCAAACCAGGCAACCAAATTTTGGAATACTCTGCCTGTATATGCAGGTTCCATGATTTTTCCTTGGGCTGTTAAGGCTATTTTATTTAATAATCATATACTTTCTAAATAATGTTTACGGTATATATATCCTAGATGTTATTGCTGGTTCTCTTTGCACTATGTAATCTGCCTCAAACTAAGACTTGATGTAGGCAGAATACAAGTGACAGgtaatgtaaaaaaaatcaattgtttactctttcaaaatgtactaaAAGACTAGGATACACTCCATaaagttacatagtagcacattttaaaataacatggggaaaaatatttttcactcaacatactggaactcactgccagagtaagtggtaaaagcagttaatgcagctgggcttaaaaaagggttggataaattcctgaaggaaaaatctaTAAACTGTTATTAGGAGGAAAGGCACTGCTTATTCCTGAGGTTAAGTAGCATAGTATCTTGCCACATTTTGGaactctaccaggtacttgtgacctggactgcccATTATTTGACCCAGGATATTGGACTAGAAGAatacttggtctgacccagtaggttAACAAAGGGGAAACCTATGAGATTTCCCTATAAGCAATCTTGCTGCCGCCTCATTTTGTGCCAGCTGGATATGTCTAATCAAGCAGCAGCTTAGGGAGACCCAATATCAAGGCATTAATTATAGTAATCCAATGTAGATAGAATAACTGACACAACTACAGTTGTCAGAGCTTGCAAGCTCTAataaagctttatttatttattttttgttacatttgtactcatggcaggctcaatgcggcttacatggggcaatggagggttaagtgacttgcccagagtcacaaggagctgcctgtgcctgaagtgggaatcgaactcagttcctcaggaccaaagtccaccaccctaaccactaggccactcctctttagTCCTGTAGCCCATTGACACTTTCTTTATGCAGTCCTTACCAACTCCTGCATTTAAGAACTGAAATCAATACCCCTAAATCTCACACactatgattttttttgttgacCATATATCTTCCCATCCAATTTCAAACTCCACATTCATTTATCCAACCAACCCATTTGATTTAGACTATATCAATATCTCTTTCAAATCATGACAGATTCTTCTTAAGAAAGAGACATCCCTTTTCAAAAGAATAATCAACTGCATCTCATCAGCATATATACAACCTTCCCTCTAAAGCTCGCTGTACATATAACCTCACCCAGTGGTTGCAAAAAAATATAGAGCAATAGTGGCAAGAGGGTTGATTTCTGGGGCTCCCCAACCTCACTATCTTTCCAAAAGGAACGATCTTCTTGCACTCTAAAATTTCTATCCTGTAGAAATTAAGAGATCCATTTTAAAAACATCCTAACCTAGTCCTACCTTAAGTAACTCATGTTGTACTAAATCAAATGTTGCTGAAAGACCTAACAATACCAATAGCACTTCCTCCCTCAAAGCCCAACAATTTAATATAAAGTATTATTTCAGactttcaaatttactgctaacacttgctgtagtacttgcattTTCTTCGAGGAGCAAGAGACACTTGACCTGGTTGCCTTCAAGATTCTTCACCTCTACGTTTTGTCTCTTACAGTTAGTAGAAGAAGAGAATGTGCGAGGGGTGATCACCATGAACGAGGAGTATGAGACCTGGTTGTGGTGTAACACTGCTGAGGTGAGAGAGCCAAGGCTCCAAGAGGTCCTAGTTCACTGCAGCAGGGGCTACACAGAAACATCTTGGTAAAATAAGACTGAACTataaaaatatctactataataaaaagcacctccaacgttctgaagctgactccgtggcttcagtgaagggtttgtaacattcgtaagtctgtcacatctctctctgcccagcCCTCGCGGGTAATCAGAAGGCAGAACTGCGGGAACGaactcacctccagcgttctgaagctgactccgtggacggccagggctttcaataacgctgCCGCCGCTTCCACAGAGCTAATCTGGGGACAGGAGAatcacagggtggctggaggggggggggcaggggacacaggacaatcgctgggtggttggagggggggcaggggagaggagaattgctgcatggctggaggagggggcacgggagacaggagaatcgctgggtggctggaggtggggcaggggagacaggagaatagctgggtggctggagggggcaggggagacgagaatcgctgggtggctggagggggggcaggggagagaggacaatcacacactctcacacagacacactcgcacccagtctcactctctctctgtcacacacacacactcgcacggtgctgccaactacacagagggggggagaggcagggggtcctgagacaacaggggagggggtcctcagaggggggaggggattctgagaccagaggggggagggggtcctcagaccacagagggaggggggaagtatctctgtcacacacacacagtcagtgtctttctctcaatctcacacagaggcatattttcaaagcactttgggaggctaagttccataggtttctatggaactttgggaggctaagtgctttgaaaatgagcctcaatgtctctcactgtatcacattcactctctatgtgtcacacagtcactcccacactcggtctcacagagagtctgtgtatcgcacacatactctctcacactgtctcgcacacactctgtcacacacagtgtgtgtgaaacacactctctcacagtcactgtgtctcacatacgcactcgcacacactctcattcaaacacacacactctctctctcacagacacactcactcccagactcactctctctcatacacagtcactctcacacactctctcaaacatacacactccgaggaaaaccttgctagcgctcgtttcatttgtgtcagaaacaggccttatttactagtatcaaacatataaacggggagtgaccgtactcactcgcaaatgcgcagtagagacttccctctctgccccgcccctgcttcaacacgggggcgggacagagagggaagtctctactggcatgcttcAGACGtgggaaccgctccccctcccccccggagttgccgccgcccctccacccggcccgagcagcactgtaaacttacatcagcacgcagcagcaggcacatcagcaaagctgccatcgggcttccttctctgcctttgtcccgccctcgccgacattacgtcacacgagggcgggacacaggcagagaaggaagcccgccccgacggcagctttgctgatgtgcctgctgctgcgtgctgatgtaagtttacagtgctacTCGGgccggtggaggggcggcgggtgGCGGTGATTcggaacccccccattccaaaagtcaacagctagtatatatatatttaaacaaataagtcgTAATGCTGAAGTTTAAGCAATTAGgatttcttatattttatttatgtgtgATACGACATTCCTCCGGATTCCAGGGTTGTAAATGTTGCTTTGCTTTTAGTCTCACTAACAAGTTTCTTACTCAGGAGAAGATTCAGCACTCACTGCTGCAGTTTGGTTGCATGAATGCTTTCTCTAAGCAGCCCATGAAGTCAGAAACTGAGATATAACAGCTTTTTATGAGAAACAggatttaaagggggggggggggaatcttatttaactgcattgctacctaaatcctcctctttttcctgttTGTCCCTTTCAAAgtttctctctttcattcctATACTGCAAGATTCAAGGATCTATCTAGTCCctctctatctttttgtttctttctgcAAGTGTGGAAAGACTTCTGGTACACTATTATCCCCTGACCCTTTTTGTCCCATGaaacagagatgggaaggcacttagggggaaaattctataaatgctgctGGAAAAGATTGTGccctgtatagaatagtgcttcaTGTCAATTCCCACACCCAACTCTGGGTACCAGACCTAAACCTGCTGAACCCTGATGTATATCTCAGCACTCAAGTTGGGCGGGGAgacacattattctataacactatgcgCAATTTTTTGGAATGGTCCTGTCCATGCCTCTTCCATGGCTACattcccttttgggttgcatactAGGGGATTTAGGTGCCCAGATGCGCATGCAGAttctaattggtgctaattaacatcaatcattggttttagcatccaattattgatggtttaatagctcattagccaattaagttgtgcacataccTTGGAAATATGCCCCTatctgagcaccatatatagaatctggagctTAGATACTTGGGTTCCCTCACCTTGTGTGTCAGTTTCATTCCAAGGGAAGTACTTGGTGCGCTCTGTTTCATGTTGTATTGAGGGTACTAGGTGGTCTCAGTTTCTACCCCTTCTCTCTGTCTCATGTTGCAGGAGTGGCAAGCACTGGGTGTTGAGCAGCTGCGTCTCAGCACTGTAGACCTGACAGGAGTTCCCACACTTGAGAATTTAGAGAAAGGTGTGAAGTTTGCATTAAAACACCGGCAACATGGGAACAGTGTTTATATTCACTGCAAGGCTGGACGTTCTCGTAGTCCCACCATGGCAGCAGCATATTTGATAGTGGTAAGAGTTCATCTCTCCATCTGTTCATTTTCCTGAGCTGGTGGAGCTTTCAAATCCATTGCTCCTTCCTGCTAGCTGGCTGTGCAGCTTCAGTAGTTTACTGTACTGTTGTTTCTCCCTGCTGTTGTGCAAATCAGCAACGGATATCTCTCTTACTCACCACTGTTTTTCATGCAGCTATTTCACAGCCCATCCTGTTCTGAGCTTTTTGGACCTACACACTGGGACCCCTTCTTTCCCCTCTGCTCTACTCTCTTTATCTTTCTGTTTGTGGGTACCTCTCACCAAAGAAAATTATTAATTTTCAGGTAAACAAGTGGAGCCCCCAGGAGGCCATCAGATTCTTAGCCAACATTCGCCCTCATATCCTGGTAAGACAAGGTCAACTGCAAGCCCTGGAGAAGTTTTACTGTACTGAATCTAAGCAGTGGAGAGGCTGAATTAGACATGAGAAGACTCAGGATCCAGCAAAGAAGCCTTCAATACCTGCTGCACGCACTAAAGTAAATCTCACAGGCAGGCATGTCTACCTGAAGCTGCTGCTTTCAAACCCTAGGTTAATAGGACCTAAAGGACTGTGGGTAATGAACCAAACTCCTTTGTTTGCAAACAGCAATATGCCTGCCAGTGTAAATAAATCCTTTGTAAGGTACAGTTTCTCTGGGAAAGTTTGAGTACTATGATGTCATCAGTTTCATTTGTTGAAAAGAAA
This portion of the Microcaecilia unicolor chromosome 4, aMicUni1.1, whole genome shotgun sequence genome encodes:
- the LOC115467981 gene encoding phosphatidylglycerophosphatase and protein-tyrosine phosphatase 1-like is translated as MVLSVAAAAAARLAFYPSLLYNVVLEKVSSRKWFHRIDETILVGALPFRGMSQQLVEEENVRGVITMNEEYETWLWCNTAEEWQALGVEQLRLSTVDLTGVPTLENLEKGVKFALKHRQHGNSVYIHCKAGRSRSPTMAAAYLIVVNKWSPQEAIRFLANIRPHILVRQGQLQALEKFYCTESKQWRG